The proteins below come from a single Limnobaculum xujianqingii genomic window:
- a CDS encoding DUF4055 domain-containing protein, which translates to MSTQNIDYRHPAYREFLPEWELVGDCVDGERKIKKRGKKYLPHPSSDHINDDPQDIRYKAYKQRAPFINATGRTLSGLLGLAFNKPVKIALTGRIADIEGDADGEGQPLTQIARDALSQNLQRGRAGILTDYTASGNQTLSKLGRPILRLFTAKEIINWRVTAGKTSLVVVHYVEPVDDPNNFELLLQKVWIELRLIDDKAYSRRWQQSTTGMMEGQLIELKDSTGQQLTELPWSWIGASNNDHTPDAPPLADIANVNIKHYQAEADIAEIAHLTGQPTIAVGGLNQPWADKYLDGGIKIGSTKGILLPDNGVISIVQAEDRNLPITVAERREKQMAMLGAKLVERNTSARTATQASDEAQTDNSILSLCVGNVEQAINRALEFAILFAGSGEGTIEINKRFEISSLDSAALNTLMAMVQSGQMLLVDFIRYQQSVGLIDQSVEPEEVEDLIRNQQPNLTGGGNENSQRPDA; encoded by the coding sequence ATGTCTACACAAAATATCGATTATCGCCACCCGGCATACCGTGAATTCCTGCCAGAGTGGGAATTAGTCGGTGATTGTGTTGATGGTGAGCGCAAAATAAAGAAGCGTGGTAAAAAATACTTACCTCATCCCAGTAGCGACCATATAAACGACGACCCGCAGGATATTCGGTATAAAGCGTATAAACAGCGGGCACCGTTTATCAATGCAACTGGCCGCACATTATCCGGACTGTTAGGGCTGGCATTCAATAAACCGGTAAAGATAGCTCTTACTGGACGTATTGCCGATATTGAAGGTGATGCGGACGGCGAAGGGCAACCACTGACGCAAATTGCACGTGATGCTTTAAGCCAGAATTTGCAACGTGGTCGTGCAGGTATTTTGACTGACTATACCGCCTCTGGTAACCAGACGTTGAGTAAACTAGGGCGCCCAATTCTCAGGCTTTTTACTGCAAAAGAAATTATCAATTGGCGTGTTACTGCAGGTAAAACATCATTAGTCGTTGTGCATTATGTTGAACCGGTAGACGACCCGAATAATTTTGAATTGCTATTACAAAAAGTCTGGATTGAGCTTCGACTTATTGATGACAAGGCTTATTCACGGCGCTGGCAGCAAAGCACCACAGGGATGATGGAAGGGCAATTGATTGAGCTTAAGGACAGTACCGGACAGCAATTAACTGAGTTGCCGTGGTCATGGATTGGTGCAAGTAACAATGATCACACTCCTGACGCACCACCGCTTGCCGATATTGCCAATGTGAATATTAAGCATTACCAGGCTGAGGCCGATATAGCAGAAATCGCACATCTTACCGGACAACCAACGATTGCTGTTGGTGGGCTGAATCAACCTTGGGCTGACAAGTATTTAGATGGTGGTATCAAAATCGGGTCAACAAAAGGGATTTTATTACCAGACAATGGCGTTATTAGTATCGTTCAGGCCGAGGATAGAAACCTACCTATAACTGTAGCGGAACGACGAGAAAAGCAGATGGCCATGCTTGGTGCGAAATTGGTTGAGCGCAATACCTCAGCTCGCACAGCTACACAGGCCAGTGATGAGGCTCAGACTGATAACAGCATCCTTTCTTTATGTGTTGGCAACGTAGAACAGGCTATTAACCGGGCGTTAGAGTTTGCCATACTGTTTGCCGGTAGCGGGGAAGGAACAATCGAAATCAATAAACGCTTTGAGATTTCGTCTCTGGATTCAGCGGCGCTGAATACGTTGATGGCGATGGTGCAATCAGGCCAAATGCTACTTGTCGATTTTATCCGCTATCAGCAAAGCGTAGGTTTAATAGATCAGAGCGTGGAACCGGAGGAAGTGGAAGATTTAATCAGAAACCAGCAACCGAATTTGACAGGCGGTGGAAATGAGAACAGTCAACGACCGGATGCTTGA
- a CDS encoding phage terminase large subunit family protein — translation MNLHLTRQSFNNEGAVSLTPKQANIYVWGWQPKARFRDAVCGRRFGKTFLGKAEMRRAARLAQRWNVSVEDEIWYCAPTQKQAKRVFWRRLKQAIPVHWRASKPNETELSITLNSGHVIRCVGLNNYDDLRGSGLFFVLIDEWADCPYEAWEEVLRPMLSTCRYTIDGVQYIGGHALRIGTPKGFNHCYDTYLAGQDGREPDHMSWLYTSVDGGNVPIEELEAARRKMDPRTFRQEYLASFENYQGVVYYCFDRRKNHTDETVQPGDVLHIGMDFNVSKMAAVVYVMRDGLPRAVYEFMNVFDTPAMIKKIEERYSGHSIAVYPDASGKNRKSSNASESDIALLEDAGFSVCVNSTNPAVKDRVNAMNAMLCNTYGERRMLVNTHECPKFTQCLERQIYDDKGEPDKKGGFDHGNDGGGYPIAFLFPIEKPATDVNIGFAY, via the coding sequence ATGAACCTACACCTGACTCGCCAATCCTTTAATAATGAAGGTGCGGTAAGCCTGACCCCAAAACAGGCAAATATTTATGTTTGGGGATGGCAGCCGAAAGCGCGTTTTCGTGATGCTGTGTGCGGTCGTCGATTTGGTAAGACATTTCTTGGTAAAGCAGAAATGCGACGAGCGGCCAGATTGGCTCAACGCTGGAATGTCAGTGTTGAGGATGAAATCTGGTATTGCGCACCAACTCAGAAACAGGCTAAGAGAGTTTTCTGGCGTCGCTTAAAGCAGGCGATACCGGTTCACTGGCGGGCATCTAAACCAAACGAAACTGAATTATCAATCACTCTGAATAGCGGTCATGTTATACGGTGCGTTGGCTTGAATAACTATGATGATCTGCGTGGTTCAGGTTTATTTTTTGTTCTGATTGATGAGTGGGCTGATTGTCCTTATGAGGCATGGGAAGAAGTTCTACGGCCAATGCTTTCAACCTGCCGATACACTATTGACGGTGTTCAGTATATCGGTGGCCATGCATTACGCATCGGTACCCCTAAAGGGTTCAACCATTGTTATGACACTTATCTAGCCGGACAGGATGGGCGAGAGCCTGACCACATGAGTTGGCTGTATACGTCGGTCGACGGCGGTAATGTTCCCATTGAGGAATTGGAAGCCGCACGACGGAAGATGGATCCGCGCACTTTCAGGCAGGAATATTTAGCCAGCTTTGAAAACTATCAGGGTGTTGTTTACTACTGTTTTGATCGTCGGAAAAACCACACTGACGAAACAGTACAACCAGGTGATGTTTTGCATATTGGTATGGACTTCAACGTTAGCAAAATGGCTGCTGTGGTTTACGTGATGCGAGATGGCTTGCCCCGAGCTGTTTATGAATTCATGAACGTATTCGATACGCCGGCAATGATTAAGAAAATAGAGGAACGATATTCAGGACACAGTATCGCGGTGTATCCAGATGCTTCTGGCAAGAATCGGAAATCAAGTAATGCGAGTGAGTCAGATATTGCTCTGTTAGAGGATGCGGGCTTTTCTGTCTGCGTTAACTCAACCAACCCAGCCGTTAAAGATCGCGTCAATGCCATGAATGCCATGCTGTGCAACACCTACGGTGAGCGCCGGATGCTGGTTAATACTCATGAATGCCCTAAATTTACGCAATGTCTTGAACGTCAAATTTACGATGACAAAGGCGAACCGGATAAGAAGGGCGGTTTTGATCATGGTAACGACGGTGGCGGCTATCCCATTGCGTTCCTTTTCCCAATAGAGAAACCAGCAACCGATGTCAACATAGGATTTGCATATTAA
- a CDS encoding Acb2/Tad1 domain-containing protein, producing the protein MNEAKPQDGSKVKGYRTLNEKDIANMNRLKEISRQFIAQLDFLNDGENCPRWLAIAKTDMQTACMAACRAVAQPDNDC; encoded by the coding sequence ATGAACGAAGCAAAACCACAGGATGGAAGTAAAGTTAAGGGATATCGAACTTTAAACGAGAAAGATATCGCCAATATGAACCGGCTCAAGGAAATCAGTCGTCAGTTCATCGCGCAACTTGATTTTCTCAACGATGGTGAAAACTGCCCTCGCTGGTTAGCGATTGCTAAAACAGACATGCAAACGGCATGTATGGCAGCCTGCCGCGCAGTGGCGCAACCTGATAACGATTGCTAA
- a CDS encoding lysis protein → MTWRTLLPTAAIAVFFVLILSAWHLWSANDRLRSDNVMLTEQRDSAYQEIDKIQIQQNRAAELDKRTTEKLHASESENNRLRNELTVSKRKLRIKAKCPATTTGSVGNDTSVELTSASGQTVFDIRGGIIEDQAKVEYLQGYINNLCLSK, encoded by the coding sequence ATGACTTGGCGCACATTACTACCTACAGCCGCAATAGCGGTTTTTTTTGTGCTCATTTTAAGTGCATGGCACTTATGGTCAGCTAACGACAGATTGCGGTCTGACAACGTTATGCTGACAGAGCAACGGGATTCTGCTTATCAAGAGATTGATAAAATTCAGATACAGCAAAATAGAGCGGCTGAACTGGATAAACGAACAACAGAGAAACTTCATGCCTCCGAATCTGAAAATAACCGTCTTCGTAATGAGCTTACCGTTAGTAAGCGCAAGCTGCGTATCAAAGCCAAATGTCCAGCCACCACCACCGGCAGCGTGGGCAATGACACCAGTGTCGAACTCACTAGTGCTTCTGGACAAACTGTTTTCGATATCCGAGGAGGAATCATTGAAGACCAGGCAAAAGTAGAGTACCTGCAAGGCTACATCAACAACCTCTGCCTATCCAAATAG
- a CDS encoding structural protein, which produces MSKQTRGVRNNNPGNIDYNPKNKWKGLLPHDPTIEKRFCRFESPDYGIRALMSLLGTYQRKYALNSVSGLINRWAPTSENNTGAYINQVAKALGVSPNDWIDTRSKKTAIGLAKAIVDHENGYQPYDDETYERAFNLL; this is translated from the coding sequence ATGAGTAAACAAACTCGCGGTGTTCGCAATAACAACCCGGGCAATATTGATTATAACCCGAAGAATAAATGGAAAGGTTTGCTACCGCATGACCCAACTATTGAAAAACGGTTTTGCCGATTCGAATCACCGGATTATGGCATTCGTGCGCTGATGTCTCTGCTGGGTACGTATCAACGTAAATATGCATTGAACAGTGTATCCGGACTGATTAACCGCTGGGCACCAACATCCGAAAATAACACGGGCGCATATATCAATCAGGTCGCTAAAGCGCTGGGTGTGTCACCGAATGACTGGATAGATACACGCAGTAAAAAAACGGCTATCGGTTTAGCTAAAGCAATTGTTGATCATGAAAATGGCTATCAGCCATACGATGATGAAACGTATGAAAGAGCGTTTAACCTGCTATGA
- a CDS encoding phage holin family protein, with protein MRMPEKYNGFFSALVAWYSANSGWINGGIIAFILALGRAVFYGGKIKESFVDAFLTGFVAVTSVPVISPIVVRIIELTPGMSGVLTKTSELNIELFIFAFIGVIGAKTLREVALSRLRKANDVGGKDE; from the coding sequence ATGCGTATGCCTGAAAAATATAACGGTTTTTTCTCTGCTCTTGTTGCATGGTACTCAGCTAACTCAGGGTGGATCAACGGTGGAATAATCGCCTTCATTCTTGCTTTAGGTCGAGCTGTCTTTTACGGCGGGAAAATAAAAGAGAGTTTTGTGGATGCATTTTTGACTGGTTTTGTCGCGGTCACATCTGTTCCTGTCATTTCTCCAATTGTTGTGAGGATCATTGAATTAACACCTGGCATGTCTGGTGTCCTCACTAAAACATCAGAGCTGAATATTGAGTTATTTATATTCGCGTTCATTGGTGTGATTGGGGCTAAAACCTTGCGAGAGGTTGCATTATCCCGTCTGCGTAAAGCTAATGATGTGGGAGGTAAGGATGAGTAA
- a CDS encoding helix-turn-helix domain-containing protein, giving the protein MITRVKVLQVFNLDNDYRGDKLRLARMAKGLSCEELANKLDKTKQFVSKLEKGARPSEQLLEQISQVLGIQPSFLFSERKYPLESDLCHFRSKKSRTQTLTNSVLARAEMLNVIISVIEDEIELPDLNIPDISSYPLNSVTDIERIAEECRRQWGLGLGPISSMSKLAERLGVIVTQVTGVDDRVDAFTVHNKRPVIIRNDSKKSVCRFRSDIGHELGHLVMHDGILTGDHKTESQADQFSSALLVPRISFINEFPKIRGKQFDWNAMVEFKLRWKISLKMAIYRAASLGLLSQIQARTGYIHLNTKGYTRTEPGDERIPEEKPVLLEKAINLLDDNGWLNVLKKAGLSVELVRDLFGVHRPITDRASVFKMVVNN; this is encoded by the coding sequence ATGATAACCAGAGTGAAGGTACTTCAGGTGTTTAATCTCGATAATGATTATCGTGGCGATAAATTAAGATTGGCTAGGATGGCCAAGGGGTTATCGTGTGAAGAACTAGCGAATAAACTTGATAAGACAAAACAATTTGTCAGTAAATTAGAAAAGGGCGCGCGACCATCTGAGCAGTTACTAGAACAGATATCACAAGTACTCGGAATACAACCAAGCTTTTTATTTAGTGAGCGTAAATATCCGTTGGAAAGTGATTTATGCCATTTTCGAAGTAAAAAATCTCGAACTCAAACATTGACGAATAGTGTATTAGCACGAGCGGAAATGTTAAATGTTATTATCTCTGTTATTGAAGACGAGATAGAGTTACCTGACTTGAACATACCGGATATTTCAAGCTATCCACTGAATTCAGTGACAGATATTGAGCGGATTGCGGAAGAATGCCGTAGACAATGGGGATTAGGGTTAGGCCCGATATCGTCAATGTCTAAACTAGCAGAAAGATTGGGTGTTATTGTCACTCAGGTCACGGGAGTCGATGACCGAGTTGATGCTTTTACTGTCCATAATAAACGGCCCGTAATTATTAGGAATGATTCTAAAAAAAGCGTGTGTCGATTTAGGTCTGATATCGGTCACGAATTAGGGCATCTTGTGATGCATGACGGTATATTGACAGGGGATCATAAAACCGAATCGCAGGCGGATCAATTTTCAAGTGCACTGCTAGTTCCAAGAATATCATTTATTAATGAATTTCCTAAAATTAGAGGTAAGCAGTTCGATTGGAATGCAATGGTTGAATTCAAGCTCCGTTGGAAGATTAGTTTAAAAATGGCAATTTATAGAGCAGCATCTTTAGGGTTGCTGTCTCAAATTCAAGCCAGAACAGGTTATATTCATTTAAATACAAAAGGGTATACCAGAACAGAACCAGGTGATGAACGTATTCCCGAAGAGAAACCGGTACTATTAGAGAAAGCGATTAATTTACTTGATGACAATGGATGGCTGAATGTTCTGAAAAAAGCTGGATTATCTGTAGAACTTGTTAGAGATCTATTTGGTGTTCATAGACCCATAACAGACCGAGCATCGGTGTTCAAAATGGTAGTTAATAATTAG
- a CDS encoding DUF1133 family protein: MIYPTETGKAGEVMRLRTLERVWIQGRLRMWGRWSYIGGGKAGNMFNRLLSEKMSKTAISRVLAHLKKSGLDKCEMAAYFEDMLNSKHKSSLAFCTDSEAITIDGVVGKTLNGYHGLYDVIHEHYYGRGKSKRRMAEDLKYAHPEWSYGTCRNRIDQWLALAEFMLYRPMREQFQGSNNSFYLNEKR; encoded by the coding sequence ATGATATATCCAACTGAAACAGGTAAAGCAGGGGAAGTTATGCGCCTCCGCACTCTGGAAAGAGTTTGGATTCAAGGCAGGCTGAGAATGTGGGGGCGCTGGTCATATATCGGTGGAGGAAAGGCCGGTAATATGTTTAATCGACTGTTGTCTGAAAAAATGAGTAAAACAGCAATATCAAGAGTGCTTGCTCATTTAAAAAAATCAGGGCTGGATAAATGTGAGATGGCAGCATATTTTGAAGATATGTTGAACAGTAAACATAAAAGCAGCCTGGCATTTTGTACTGATAGCGAAGCTATAACTATTGATGGTGTTGTTGGCAAGACACTCAATGGTTATCACGGTTTATATGACGTTATCCACGAGCACTATTACGGACGAGGAAAGAGTAAGAGAAGAATGGCGGAGGATCTGAAATATGCTCACCCTGAATGGTCATATGGCACTTGCCGCAACCGAATTGATCAATGGCTGGCGTTAGCTGAGTTCATGCTGTATCGACCTATGAGGGAACAATTTCAGGGGAGTAACAATAGTTTTTATCTTAATGAAAAAAGATAA